From one Mytilus edulis chromosome 1, xbMytEdul2.2, whole genome shotgun sequence genomic stretch:
- the LOC139484358 gene encoding toll-like receptor 3 produces the protein MVSFIFYMTTYFFAYVSCHPCLIQDNRGDCSSRGLIKVPQDLPRNLTTLDLKRNLIGTLSHGDFQFYGRLIILILDKNKISVLQSDSFKGLKHLKHLSMADNLLDLNTSYVSEIFGPLKSLDRLYISRNMQVGTDLPVYYPFFGYCRKLTILEMDLARKPVWNKCGLSKLKQLRTLSFNFCFLDKMTNRTFAFMPPSIENVYFAGCKVRELAELNFLKPFHSLKILRLFHVCIDIESALKIVYPFIKMEELNFTEVNPGYCDGLIRAPYAVIITPEMTKYLRKVCLRKLILIRNGIVDFKPNSLLSYNHPECFVTIIFSGDRFSMTNGFKTLELTKFILQLSSLITFNYSGILSISTDEMNSGLTDDTENAENLNHLVANDRKSGVQITFPFPQSLQVLVLSKFAGVQGTTPHTIYLSNISYLRVLDLSYFKMKYFPNIVFNGTNYLEYVDLSGIDSTLYSGRKNIPLFKESKTLILKHSRLDLTLSRSKKIFSLVPTVKRLDISYNHLWFLPIDAFNSNKHLRNLDMGFNLFSEVPIALHTLPNLEVLILKHNNLQTINKTFQQFFDVRNERIGASFQLKLSGNVFRCSCENSDFVLWISKTRIKLDKPARNYTCQLENGTYTNTKTAAENFHELYGHCANEMWLRVGICLLVIFITFTTPIAVIVNFRWRIAYWVYRVFKRVVENDLRSKFKYDIYLSYSDDCFDWVKEMLIPKIENTWNMKMCIEDRDILAGIIRSDAISQSIHESKNIVFVISKSFTEKTWGKFEIQRAKYEKYTGHLQRIIVITRNVQVENFPIELDCILDDVFLVNWSDQEIENGWDKLRMALFSDYS, from the coding sequence ATggtgtcttttattttttatatgacaacatatttttttgcATATGTTTCTTGCCATCCATGTTTGATTCAAGACAACAGAGGAGATTGTTCTTCACGAGGGCTTATAAAAGTTCCACAGGATTTACCTCGGAATCTTACTACACTTGACTTAAAACGAAATTTGATAGGTACATTATCACATGGCgattttcaattttatggaagATTGATAATATTGATTTTAGATAAGAACAAGATTTCCGTTCTGCAATCAGATTCTTTTAAAGGACTAAAACATTTGAAACATTTGTCAATGGCTGACAATTTGCTTGATCTTAATACATCATATGTCTCTGAAATATTCGGACCTCTGAAATCACTAGATAGGCTTTACATTTCAAGAAATATGCAAGTAGGAACAGATTTGCCAGTTTATTATCCCTTTTTCGGATATTGTCGTAAACTTACAATTCTAGAAATGGATCTTGCTCGAAAGCCAGTGTGGAATAAATGTGGATTATCAAAACTGAAACAGCTACGAACTCTATCTTTTAACTTCTGCTTTTTAGATAAAATGACAAATAGGACCTTCGCTTTTATGCCACCATCAATAGAAAATGTTTACTTCGCTGGCTGTAAAGTTCGTGAGTTGGCTGAACTAAACTTTCTTAAACCTTTTCATTCGTTGAAGATTCTTCGCCTATTCCATGTTTGCATAGACATTGAGTCAGCACTGAAGATCGTATATCCTTTTATTAAAATGGAAGAGTTAAACTTTACAGAAGTCAATCCTGGCTATTGTGACGGACTTATTAGAGCTCCTTATGCAGTTATAATAACTCCTGAAATGACAAAATACTTGCGAAAAGTATgtttaagaaaattaattttgataagaAATGGTATTGTAGATTTCAAGCCAAATTCTTTACTTTCTTACAATCATCCTGAATGTTTTGTTACAATCATTTTTTCTGGAGACCGATTTTCAATGACAAATGGATTTAAAACATTGGAACTGACGAAGTTCATACTGCAGTTATCAAGTCTTATAACTTTCAATTATTCCGGGATTCTCAGTATTTCAACTGACGAAATGAATTCAGGTTTAACGGACGATACGGAAAATGCAGAAAATCTGAATCATTTGGTCGCAAATGATAGGAAATCGGGTGTTCAGATAACGTTCCCGTTCCCTCAATCACTGCAAGTACTTGTTTTGTCGAAATTTGCTGGAGTTCAAGGAACTACTCCACACACAATATACTTATCAAATATAAGCTATTTGCGAGTTCTAGATTTATCCTATTTCAAGATGAAGTATTTTCCAAATATTGTGTTCAATGGAACAAACTACTTGGAATATGTTGATCTTTCAGGTATCGACTCAACTCTGTACTCAGGAAGGAAGAATATTCCTTTGTTTAAGGAATCAAAGACTTTGATATTAAAACATTCAAGGCTTGATTTGACACTTAGCAGAAGTAAGAAAATATTTAGTCTTGTGCCAACAGTAAAAAGATTGGATATATCATATAATCACTTATGGTTTCTGCCAATTGACGCATTCAACTCGAACAAACACTTACGAAATCTTGATATGGGATTCAACTTATTTTCTGAAGTACCAATAGCGTTGCACACATTGCCAAACCTTGAAGTTCTTATTCTAAAACATAATAATCTTCAAACCATCAATAAGACGTTTCAGCAATTTTTCGATGTGAGAAATGAGCGAATTGGGGCTTCATTCCAACTGAAACTTTCTGGAAATGTTTTTAGATGTAGTTGTGAGAATTCTGACTTCGTGTTATGGATTTCCAAAACAAGGATAAAACTTGATAAACCTGCGAGAAACTATACGTGCCAGTTAGAAAATGGAACATATACTAATACAAAAACAGCGGCAGAAAATTTCCATGAATTGTATGGTCATTGTGCAAATGAAATGTGGCTCCGAGTAGGTATATGTTTACTTGTGatatttattacatttacaaCTCCTATTGCAGTCATAGTTAATTTCAGGTGGCGAATAGCATATTGGGTATATCGGGTTTTTAAAAGAGTTGTTGAGAATGATTTAAGGTCTAAATTCAAATACGATATTTACTTGTCATATTCAGATGATTGCTTCGATTGGGTTAAAGAAATGTTAATACCGAAAATTGAGAACACATGGAATATGAAAATGTGTATAGAGGATCGGGATATTTTGGCTGGAATTATCCGATCTGATGCCATTTCACAGTCTATTCATGAAAGTAAAAATATAGTATTTGTCATTTCCAAATCATTCACCGAAAAAACATGGGGAAAGTTTGAGATTCAAAGAGCCAAGTATGAAAAGTACACTGGACATTTGCAGCGTATTATTGTCATTACAAGAAACGTCCAAGTAGAAAACTTCCCAATCGAACTCGATTGTATTCTCGATGATGTCTTTCTTGTGAATTGGTCAGACCAGGAAATTGAAAATGGATGGGACAAGTTGAGAATGGCGTTGTTTTCCGACTATAGTTAA